The following proteins are encoded in a genomic region of Spirosoma sp. SC4-14:
- a CDS encoding DM13 domain-containing protein, translating to MKTVIQLIFWCILVALAGCQPGNDQDVSPAVSSGSSDMTTTPDQSSNGTDTTGYKLVSQGTFVSNVHTTSGTVKLYEKAEKQLLVFENFKTDSGPDLRVYLAENTGVRNFIELTRLNNTGNFTLELPNDANPNTRRFVLIWCKAFSVLFGNAELK from the coding sequence ATGAAAACGGTAATTCAACTCATCTTCTGGTGTATACTGGTGGCCCTGGCGGGGTGCCAGCCGGGAAACGATCAGGACGTAAGCCCTGCTGTTTCGTCGGGCAGCTCCGATATGACTACTACGCCCGATCAGTCTTCGAATGGTACTGATACAACCGGTTATAAACTTGTGTCGCAGGGTACGTTTGTGAGCAATGTCCATACGACCAGCGGCACCGTTAAACTTTACGAAAAAGCAGAAAAGCAACTATTGGTTTTCGAAAATTTCAAAACCGACAGTGGTCCCGACCTGCGGGTTTATCTGGCCGAAAACACGGGCGTTCGTAATTTCATTGAACTAACCCGCCTGAACAATACTGGCAACTTCACGCTCGAACTTCCCAATGATGCCAACCCGAACACCCGGCGCTTTGTGCTGATCTGGTGCAAAGCGTTTTCTGTATTATTCGGGAATGCCGAACTGAAGTAG
- a CDS encoding LysE family transporter has translation MITLFLLVSLISFIGSLHPGAVNIAVMQATIGQSRRAGFWLALGGSLPEIAYSTIAIRSLALVNPNTVWFSLLKILPIPVLLIAGLIAFRQKKRAVPIAQQPSAFPFWKGIVLSSANPQLLPFWSAVWLYLHGTLLFTPIGPLSQWVFSFGTATGAFVLLSGIVWLADRYRTGLLHYLNHSRLNRLTGAAFIGMALWQISQFL, from the coding sequence ATGATTACGCTGTTTTTGCTGGTCAGTCTGATTAGTTTTATTGGCTCTCTGCACCCTGGTGCCGTAAATATTGCGGTTATGCAGGCCACCATTGGCCAAAGCCGCCGGGCTGGTTTCTGGCTGGCGTTGGGTGGTAGCCTTCCCGAAATTGCCTATAGTACAATTGCCATTCGCAGCCTGGCTTTGGTTAACCCGAACACGGTCTGGTTTTCCCTCTTAAAAATTCTACCCATTCCGGTTTTACTGATAGCGGGCCTGATTGCCTTTCGACAGAAAAAACGGGCGGTTCCTATCGCCCAACAGCCGTCTGCTTTCCCTTTCTGGAAAGGGATCGTCCTATCGTCTGCAAACCCGCAGCTTCTTCCATTCTGGTCGGCCGTATGGCTATACCTGCACGGAACCCTGCTGTTCACCCCCATTGGGCCACTTAGCCAGTGGGTATTTTCGTTCGGAACGGCCACTGGCGCATTTGTACTCCTGTCGGGCATTGTCTGGCTGGCCGACAGGTACCGAACCGGCCTGCTGCATTACCTCAACCATTCCCGCCTGAACCGGCTGACAGGGGCCGCATTTATTGGTATGGCTCTGTGGCAGATTAGTCAGTTTTTATAG
- a CDS encoding Ig-like domain-containing domain: MTLRHFVLLFLLSLPFLLQNCAQVAQPPGGKKDTLAPKLVSSMPEARQLNYSGKTIELEFDEYVNTENLQQKVTITPRDSNTFVVRSLPKGVRLTFNKPLQPNTTYTINFSDGIKDITERNIAKDAKLVFSTGPVIDSLFLSGTVVDDESRQPILNFAVGLFAPTDTLPINRKRPAYYARTDSSGNYRIENVKEGQYKVYGFDDKDLNLVNNTPGERVAFRDSVLNLNRNYTDVNMVAFRGYGKPRISRRERTDETLGLELSSGIASYTMLFGKMISAPTDSSTSKTPVSTSAVSTSVTSTTFVPSGDTLVSFLESPKMIRLFKPADKAANDTINIVIMAKDSVGNVTELRERVYFSPLKTRTRDRKTLTLQVNPPTSDPIDNNLDFTLRFSKPILNYDTTLIVIGADSTKPLKFAPNELTWSNNFSQLEIKRKTNLKDTLLFRLLKGSFISVQGDTLARYNARYQIAEEDSYGLIAGHVNRPDTNFIVELLDEKYNVIRTSVGTPNYSFARLKPGRYRVRLIIDANGNGKRDIGNVQKGIQPETIIYNPGYEEGGIIPLKQNFELTEIDF, from the coding sequence ATGACGCTTCGCCATTTTGTATTACTTTTTTTATTATCGCTTCCGTTTCTTCTCCAGAACTGTGCTCAGGTTGCTCAGCCACCGGGGGGCAAAAAAGATACGCTGGCCCCGAAACTCGTCAGTAGTATGCCCGAAGCCCGTCAGTTGAACTATTCCGGCAAAACGATTGAACTGGAATTCGATGAGTATGTCAATACCGAGAACCTCCAGCAGAAGGTTACAATTACACCCCGCGACAGTAACACTTTTGTGGTAAGATCGCTGCCAAAGGGCGTACGGCTAACCTTTAACAAACCACTCCAGCCCAATACAACGTATACCATTAACTTTTCTGATGGCATAAAGGATATTACCGAACGAAATATTGCCAAAGATGCCAAACTTGTTTTTAGTACTGGACCGGTTATCGATTCCCTGTTTCTGAGCGGGACGGTTGTCGATGACGAAAGTCGCCAGCCTATTCTGAATTTTGCGGTAGGGTTGTTTGCCCCTACCGATACGTTGCCTATTAACCGGAAACGCCCTGCCTATTATGCCCGAACGGACAGTAGTGGAAATTACCGCATCGAAAACGTAAAGGAAGGTCAGTATAAAGTGTATGGATTCGACGATAAAGATCTGAATCTGGTTAATAATACACCCGGCGAACGAGTCGCCTTTCGGGATAGTGTGCTTAACCTAAACCGCAACTATACCGATGTAAATATGGTAGCTTTCCGAGGCTATGGCAAACCCCGCATTAGCCGTCGCGAACGTACCGACGAAACATTGGGGCTTGAGCTGAGCAGTGGTATTGCCAGTTATACGATGCTGTTCGGTAAAATGATTTCTGCCCCTACCGATTCAAGCACCTCGAAAACACCTGTATCCACGTCGGCCGTATCCACGTCGGTAACTTCAACTACGTTTGTGCCATCGGGCGATACACTGGTTTCGTTTCTGGAAAGCCCGAAAATGATCCGACTGTTTAAACCAGCCGACAAGGCAGCCAACGATACAATCAACATCGTGATAATGGCTAAAGATTCAGTCGGTAACGTCACGGAGCTTCGGGAGCGGGTCTATTTTTCCCCCCTTAAAACCAGAACCCGCGACCGTAAAACACTAACGCTTCAGGTCAATCCACCAACGAGCGATCCAATTGATAACAACCTCGACTTTACGCTCCGTTTTTCGAAACCTATTCTCAACTACGACACCACCCTCATTGTGATTGGGGCCGATAGTACAAAGCCGCTCAAATTCGCACCCAACGAGTTGACATGGAGTAATAATTTCAGCCAACTGGAAATAAAACGAAAGACGAACCTCAAAGATACCCTGCTTTTCAGGTTACTGAAAGGCTCATTCATTAGTGTGCAGGGCGACACGCTTGCTCGCTATAATGCCCGCTATCAGATTGCCGAAGAAGATAGTTACGGCCTGATTGCGGGTCATGTAAATCGCCCAGATACGAACTTCATTGTAGAACTGCTCGACGAAAAATACAACGTAATCCGAACCTCAGTTGGGACACCCAACTACAGCTTTGCCCGATTAAAACCAGGGCGTTATCGGGTTAGGTTGATTATTGACGCCAACGGTAACGGGAAACGCGACATTGGCAATGTGCAGAAAGGCATTCAGCCCGAAACCATCATCTACAACCCTGGCTATGAAGAAGGGGGCATCATTCCACTCAAGCAGAATTTTGAGCTTACCGAGATTGATTTCTAG
- a CDS encoding N-acetyltransferase family protein, giving the protein MHIRFAKLADSPAILDIYAPFVQNTAITFEYIVPPLSEFTERIQHIQQQFPFLVAEEDRQIRGYAYASRHRDRIAYQWSVETSVYIHPDGHRRGIARQLYNTLFDVLRRQGYFNAYAGITIPNQPSEIFHKAMGFELIGVYPNVGYKLGEWRNVAWYQLPLQEHQSGPSKPMSIIHLAL; this is encoded by the coding sequence ATGCATATCCGCTTTGCTAAACTCGCCGACTCGCCAGCTATTCTGGACATTTATGCGCCTTTTGTGCAAAACACAGCCATTACGTTCGAATACATCGTACCGCCCCTGAGCGAATTTACGGAACGTATCCAGCACATCCAGCAACAGTTCCCGTTTCTGGTTGCCGAAGAAGACAGGCAAATTCGGGGTTATGCCTATGCATCGCGCCACCGCGACCGAATTGCCTACCAATGGTCGGTCGAAACGTCGGTTTATATCCATCCCGATGGGCACCGTCGCGGCATTGCCCGACAGCTTTATAACACCTTGTTCGATGTACTGCGCCGTCAGGGCTATTTTAATGCCTATGCGGGCATTACAATACCGAATCAGCCCAGCGAGATCTTTCATAAAGCAATGGGTTTTGAACTGATAGGCGTTTATCCGAACGTTGGCTATAAGCTGGGCGAGTGGCGAAATGTTGCCTGGTATCAACTTCCGTTACAAGAGCATCAGTCGGGGCCGAGCAAACCCATGTCTATTATTCATCTAGCTCTGTAA
- a CDS encoding DoxX family protein, translating into MKTNAIISWICRLLAAVILAQTLFFKFTAAPESVHIFSELGVEPWGRIGTGCLELVASVLLLWFGRHSSLTTILGAGLAFGLMVGAIGAHLLVLGIESQNDGGQLFIYALTVAIASAMLLMLHRQQISRLLPSKPAHI; encoded by the coding sequence ATGAAAACCAATGCAATTATCAGTTGGATCTGTCGACTCCTGGCAGCCGTAATTCTGGCGCAAACTTTATTCTTCAAATTTACGGCCGCCCCCGAATCGGTCCATATTTTTTCGGAATTGGGGGTTGAACCCTGGGGACGAATCGGGACTGGCTGCCTCGAACTGGTGGCGTCGGTACTGCTTCTTTGGTTTGGACGCCACAGCTCGCTCACAACCATACTGGGCGCAGGGCTGGCCTTTGGCCTGATGGTTGGGGCTATTGGCGCACATTTGCTGGTCCTGGGCATCGAATCGCAGAACGATGGCGGACAGTTGTTCATCTATGCACTTACGGTAGCCATTGCCTCTGCTATGCTGTTAATGCTGCACCGTCAACAAATTTCCCGGTTACTTCCGTCAAAACCCGCACACATATGA
- a CDS encoding DinB family protein, with protein MTYLTDILEEVLNDLDSLLMQLTEDEYVQPLDVFSGSSMGQHMRHILEFFQCLTAGIAQGEIDYDARKRDRQIESNPAYGRSVLQQLKLVLMQLDPAHPLQLRQTYTPVSSLLVPTNVGRELVYNIEHAIHHMAMLRIGVKLHCPAIQLPTHFGVAYSTILHQQTA; from the coding sequence ATGACTTACCTGACCGATATTCTGGAAGAAGTACTGAACGATCTCGACAGCCTGCTCATGCAGTTGACGGAAGATGAGTACGTCCAGCCTCTGGATGTATTTTCGGGCAGTTCCATGGGGCAGCATATGCGGCACATTCTGGAGTTTTTCCAGTGCCTTACGGCGGGCATTGCCCAGGGAGAAATTGATTACGATGCCCGAAAGCGCGACCGACAGATTGAGTCGAATCCTGCTTATGGACGCAGTGTGCTGCAACAGTTAAAGCTGGTGCTTATGCAGTTAGACCCTGCCCATCCCCTGCAACTTCGGCAAACCTACACACCTGTTTCTTCGCTGCTGGTTCCCACCAACGTTGGCCGGGAACTCGTCTATAACATCGAACATGCCATTCATCACATGGCCATGTTACGAATTGGTGTAAAACTCCATTGCCCAGCAATTCAGTTACCGACGCATTTTGGTGTAGCCTATTCAACGATTCTTCATCAACAAACGGCCTGA
- a CDS encoding YHS domain-containing (seleno)protein yields MKTILPRLIVIFLFISTASFAQKPAIFSTDGKAIRGYDPVAYFTDGKPVMGDSSLTYMYQDVNWVFASREHLDMFKADPAKYLPQYGGYCAFGMSRGYKASTEPDAWTITDGKLYLNYNQKVRTEWAKDQTGYIQKADQNWPEVKLKK; encoded by the coding sequence ATGAAAACGATTCTTCCTCGTCTTATTGTTATTTTTTTATTCATCAGCACCGCTTCTTTCGCTCAAAAACCGGCCATTTTTTCAACCGATGGCAAAGCCATTCGGGGCTACGATCCGGTGGCCTACTTTACGGATGGAAAACCCGTTATGGGCGACTCGTCGCTGACCTATATGTATCAGGATGTAAACTGGGTATTTGCCAGCCGCGAACACCTGGATATGTTCAAGGCCGACCCTGCCAAATACCTTCCGCAATATGGGGGCTATTGTGCCTTCGGGATGTCGCGCGGCTATAAAGCCTCTACCGAACCCGATGCCTGGACCATTACCGATGGCAAGCTCTATCTGAACTATAATCAGAAAGTGCGTACCGAATGGGCTAAAGACCAGACAGGCTATATCCAGAAGGCCGACCAGAACTGGCCCGAGGTTAAACTCAAAAAGTGA
- the rsmA gene encoding 16S rRNA (adenine(1518)-N(6)/adenine(1519)-N(6))-dimethyltransferase RsmA, with translation MYIKPKKELGQHFLKDLSIAQRIAELLTGHGNYRKILEIGPGMGVLTQFLLADNRFETYVIEIDRESVDYLKQHFPKLDGHILASDFLTIRPDLLPTKVPDTTEPFAIIGNFPYNISTQILFKVLDMRERVPEVVGMFQREVAQRVASGPGNKDYGILSVLLQAWYDIRYEFTVAPEVFNPPPKVYSGVISLRRNDKTDLGCDERKFTQVVKHGFNQRRKTLRNALKPLNPSEAALASRFMDKRAEQLSVAEFIELTQLMKSED, from the coding sequence GTGTACATAAAGCCTAAAAAAGAACTCGGTCAGCATTTCCTCAAAGACCTCAGCATTGCCCAACGCATTGCCGAACTCCTGACCGGACACGGTAATTACCGAAAAATCCTTGAGATTGGTCCGGGAATGGGTGTATTGACTCAGTTTTTGCTGGCCGACAATCGGTTCGAAACGTATGTGATTGAGATAGATCGCGAATCGGTCGATTACTTAAAGCAGCATTTCCCAAAGCTGGATGGGCATATTCTTGCGTCCGATTTTCTGACTATCCGCCCCGATCTACTGCCAACCAAAGTACCCGACACTACGGAGCCTTTTGCCATTATCGGTAATTTTCCCTACAATATTTCTACCCAGATCCTGTTTAAGGTGCTGGACATGCGCGAGCGTGTTCCCGAAGTGGTGGGTATGTTTCAGCGGGAAGTGGCGCAGCGTGTAGCTTCGGGGCCGGGCAATAAAGACTATGGCATTCTGAGTGTGCTACTACAGGCCTGGTACGACATTCGGTATGAATTTACCGTTGCCCCCGAGGTTTTCAATCCTCCTCCCAAAGTGTATTCGGGCGTTATTTCGCTTCGTCGAAACGATAAGACCGATCTCGGCTGCGATGAACGGAAGTTTACGCAAGTCGTAAAACATGGTTTCAATCAACGTCGAAAAACCCTCCGGAATGCACTCAAACCCTTAAACCCGTCAGAAGCCGCTCTTGCCAGTCGTTTTATGGACAAACGAGCTGAGCAATTAAGTGTAGCCGAGTTTATTGAACTGACTCAATTAATGAAGAGTGAAGATTGA
- a CDS encoding YHS domain-containing (seleno)protein: MKSLFAFFVLLFIGLLPSLAQSPDAQRLAQYNLEKSLAIEGYDPVSYFDGKPQKGRSNLAITYKGVTYRFANATNADRFKKNPMAYEPAYGGWCAYAMGATGEKVEVDPETYKITDGHLYLFYNKFFNNTLPKWNKDEKTLMRKADASWMKFYH; encoded by the coding sequence ATGAAATCGCTATTCGCTTTTTTCGTACTGCTTTTCATCGGCCTACTTCCTTCGCTGGCCCAATCGCCGGATGCGCAGCGGCTGGCTCAGTATAATCTTGAGAAAAGTCTGGCTATTGAGGGGTACGATCCAGTTAGTTATTTCGATGGTAAACCCCAGAAAGGCCGCTCCAATCTTGCCATTACCTATAAAGGAGTCACCTACCGCTTCGCCAACGCAACTAACGCCGACCGTTTCAAAAAAAATCCGATGGCCTATGAGCCTGCCTACGGGGGTTGGTGCGCCTATGCAATGGGGGCAACGGGCGAGAAAGTAGAGGTCGATCCTGAAACCTATAAGATCACCGATGGCCATCTCTATTTGTTCTACAACAAATTTTTCAATAACACGCTGCCCAAGTGGAATAAGGATGAGAAAACCCTGATGCGCAAAGCCGACGCCAGCTGGATGAAATTTTATCATTAA
- the mgtE gene encoding magnesium transporter, whose product MTFELTQEYLDHIQQLIQTGDDTALRTEMEELYPADISGILYELGPEQAHYVLSLLNKSVGAEILANLDPNDRTSFIKTFTSEELAPFINQMDSDDAVDLLNEQPIQVREEVIGLLEDREQARFILDLLHYDDSVAGGLMQKELIKINVNLTVNACIEEIRQQAEDVENVYAVYVVDDVGKLLGLVSLKKIVLARKNAKIADIYEHDVVFVETYRPATEVAEVMRKYDLDAIPVVNIQQRLLGRITIDDVVDVITEQAEEDIQVISGLSGEVEEDDNIWQRSKVQLPWLVAGAIGSLLAATVINGFQSQLGKVAALAAFIPIIGSTGGNVGIQTSSLILQSLTDTTGLSMTLAKRLLRTLLVAIINGLVVGLIAGAYTFIIGEPRLFFVVATSLLAVVLLASFMGTITPLLLNRIGINPAVASGPFITTANDLIGIGVYFLIAQWLLAEV is encoded by the coding sequence ATGACCTTTGAACTCACCCAGGAATATCTCGATCATATTCAGCAACTCATCCAGACGGGCGACGATACGGCCTTACGCACCGAAATGGAGGAGCTTTACCCTGCCGATATTTCGGGAATTCTGTATGAGTTAGGACCCGAACAGGCTCATTATGTACTTAGTTTGCTCAACAAATCGGTGGGAGCCGAGATTCTGGCCAATCTGGACCCAAACGACCGAACGAGTTTCATCAAGACATTTACGTCGGAAGAACTGGCTCCGTTCATTAACCAGATGGACTCCGACGACGCCGTTGACTTGCTGAACGAGCAACCCATTCAGGTACGCGAAGAAGTGATTGGTTTGCTCGAAGACCGCGAACAGGCCCGGTTCATTCTCGACCTGTTGCACTACGACGACAGCGTAGCGGGTGGGTTGATGCAGAAAGAACTGATCAAAATCAACGTGAACCTGACGGTCAATGCCTGTATTGAAGAAATCAGGCAGCAGGCCGAAGATGTCGAAAACGTATACGCGGTTTATGTGGTCGACGATGTAGGAAAACTGCTGGGGCTGGTATCGCTCAAAAAAATTGTGCTGGCCCGCAAAAACGCCAAAATTGCGGATATTTATGAACACGATGTCGTTTTCGTAGAGACCTATCGACCCGCAACCGAAGTGGCGGAGGTGATGCGTAAATATGACCTGGATGCTATTCCGGTGGTAAATATTCAACAGCGCTTGCTGGGCCGGATCACCATCGATGATGTGGTCGACGTTATTACCGAACAGGCCGAAGAAGACATTCAGGTTATTTCGGGGTTGTCGGGTGAGGTTGAAGAAGATGACAATATCTGGCAGCGCTCTAAAGTGCAGTTACCCTGGCTGGTTGCCGGCGCTATTGGCAGTTTGCTGGCGGCAACGGTCATCAACGGGTTTCAGAGCCAGTTAGGCAAAGTAGCGGCCCTGGCTGCGTTTATTCCGATCATTGGATCGACCGGCGGCAACGTTGGGATTCAGACCTCGTCGCTCATACTCCAAAGTCTGACCGATACCACCGGCCTGAGCATGACGCTGGCCAAACGACTACTCCGCACCCTACTTGTGGCCATTATCAACGGGCTGGTGGTGGGGCTCATTGCCGGAGCGTATACGTTCATTATCGGCGAACCGCGTTTGTTTTTTGTTGTAGCAACCTCTCTGTTGGCGGTAGTGCTGCTGGCTTCCTTTATGGGAACAATAACGCCCCTGCTTCTCAACCGAATAGGCATCAATCCAGCGGTGGCATCAGGTCCTTTCATCACAACGGCCAACGATCTGATTGGCATTGGTGTATATTTTTTAATTGCCCAATGGCTACTTGCAGAGGTTTGA
- a CDS encoding Crp/Fnr family transcriptional regulator — protein sequence MAPDIQYWYLRDHKLFSTLNNAQIKDLCIITRYKKASKNEIIYFASDPVQRIYLLKKGMIKIVESDPEGREVIKDIIQKGDIFGELSLSGSNGTSEYAQAISSEVLICSFTLEDFENVLARDPTVSLKFSKFIGFKFKRLQNRYANLVFKDVRQRIVEFLHEWAEKEGKPQGKELIVANYLTHQDIAQLVCTSRQTVTQTLNALEAEGKLTYSRQEIVFPLTDFPNLTQTNQSVV from the coding sequence ATGGCTCCTGATATTCAATACTGGTATTTACGCGATCACAAATTATTTTCTACGCTGAACAATGCGCAGATAAAGGATTTATGCATCATTACCCGCTACAAAAAAGCCAGTAAAAACGAGATTATTTACTTCGCCAGCGATCCGGTTCAGCGCATTTACCTACTCAAAAAGGGAATGATCAAAATTGTAGAATCAGATCCCGAAGGTCGTGAAGTGATCAAAGACATTATTCAGAAAGGCGACATTTTTGGCGAACTCTCTTTGTCGGGCAGCAATGGAACCTCCGAGTATGCACAGGCTATTTCGTCGGAGGTACTTATCTGTAGTTTTACACTGGAGGATTTCGAGAATGTGCTGGCCAGAGACCCAACCGTTTCGCTTAAATTCTCCAAATTTATCGGCTTCAAGTTCAAGCGATTACAGAATCGATACGCCAATCTGGTTTTCAAGGATGTTCGGCAGCGGATCGTCGAATTTCTGCACGAATGGGCCGAGAAAGAAGGTAAACCACAAGGCAAAGAACTTATTGTGGCCAACTACCTGACCCATCAGGATATTGCTCAGTTGGTGTGTACCTCGCGCCAGACCGTAACGCAAACCCTCAACGCCCTCGAAGCAGAAGGCAAACTTACCTATAGCCGTCAGGAAATTGTGTTTCCGCTGACCGATTTTCCGAATCTCACCCAAACAAATCAATCGGTAGTGTAA
- a CDS encoding NRDE family protein: MCTVSFLPTSINPESGEDLKAGGFILTSNRDEQAGRRRAMFPRRYWLSGCTVFFPKDGQAGGTWIATDEHRYTLCLLNGAFEAHHHCPPYRHSRGQVIPDFFSYDNEIDFSLHYPFDKLEPFTLVVVEYDPLLTLIELRWDGSQLHRTLLDATQPYLWSSATLYPKTIRQKREGWFSEWVNRQQQFSQEAIVQFHRQTGDGDPENDLLMRRPNGIQTVSITSVERNDQAHRVYYHDMLTHTNTTFRILS, from the coding sequence ATGTGTACTGTCTCGTTTCTGCCAACCTCCATTAACCCAGAATCAGGAGAAGACCTGAAAGCGGGAGGATTTATTCTGACCTCAAATCGTGACGAGCAGGCTGGTCGACGACGGGCTATGTTCCCACGTCGCTATTGGCTGAGCGGGTGTACTGTTTTTTTTCCAAAAGATGGGCAGGCTGGCGGTACCTGGATTGCAACCGATGAACACCGCTATACGCTCTGCCTGCTCAATGGTGCCTTCGAAGCCCATCATCATTGCCCGCCCTATCGGCATAGCCGCGGACAGGTGATTCCGGATTTTTTCAGCTACGATAACGAAATCGACTTTTCGCTGCATTACCCGTTCGATAAGCTGGAGCCATTTACACTCGTTGTCGTAGAATACGACCCCCTACTTACGCTGATTGAACTGCGATGGGATGGCTCTCAGCTACACCGAACCCTCCTCGACGCTACCCAACCTTATCTGTGGAGTTCAGCAACACTGTATCCTAAAACAATCCGGCAAAAACGCGAAGGCTGGTTTAGCGAATGGGTTAACCGTCAGCAACAGTTCAGCCAGGAAGCAATCGTTCAATTTCACCGGCAAACGGGCGATGGCGATCCGGAAAATGATCTGCTCATGCGACGGCCTAACGGAATTCAAACCGTCAGCATTACCTCTGTAGAGCGCAACGACCAGGCTCACCGGGTTTATTACCACGACATGCTGACCCACACAAACACCACCTTTCGCATTCTGTCATGA